In the Nicotiana tabacum cultivar K326 chromosome 16, ASM71507v2, whole genome shotgun sequence genome, one interval contains:
- the LOC107814922 gene encoding F-box/LRR-repeat protein At5g63520 isoform X2: MAAKPRQKQEEMAAATIDMIGEDLLHNILSKLPAVECAAAACVSRSWNLIITRLLSLPNLSSSLSRNPNLQITCRFGSRIPVITSISQGIFGKDAYTNEFEEVQWDTFEDDEAHEDLGNENRGVLLTVGFLPGLTVDLIPLSKTQGNQVLMIDDLVLSIREHSSSHSGSAPPMGILLFSDEDTDIKPVLEKLDYAFSTETVIVGDGGSQFLYRGDTAINRSNNKASSSAAVALLFSTDRGKPPGVGETQFHVMLSTGISPIGPAYKAVSVRERPKDYSTWLTAKREAVRESLDGQTILDQIYDELGGHINCPALYVGVTKRRKCSIGQEKPSWINMHEFHEVLRGDEEYLYVHGVGIRSGDFFQFYQAKSDLARVSCNHVSNSFRHLRQDLNYQSDDHTNGNGLDMHKKSVFGGIMFACCGRGKLFFGEPNVDGSPFLENFPGVTFSGTYCTGEIARGDLSSYGQGSQEHSSVRCCLHVFSTVYLVMSYTPALP; encoded by the exons ATGGCGGCGAAACCAAGGCAGAAACAGGAGGAGATGGCGGCGGCGACGATTGATATGATCGGAGAAGACCTTCTACACAACATTTTGTCTAAGCTTCCGGCAGTAGAATGTGCAGCAGCAGCATGTGTTAGCCGTTCGTGGAACCTTATCATCACTCGCCTCCTCTCTCTTCCAAATCTCTCCTCTTCTCTTTCCCGAAACCCTAATCTTCAG ATTACTTGTAGATTTGGCTCCCGAATTCCAGTAATTACTTCAATATCCCAAGGAATTTTTGGAAAAGATGCTTACACTAATGAGTTTGAAGAG GTTCAGTGGGACACATTTGAAGATGACGAGGCTCATGAGGATCTTGGTAATGAGAACCGGGGTGTTCTACTAACTGTTGGTTTCTTGCCAGGATTGACAGTTGATTTAATCCCATTATCAAAAACTCAG GGAAATCAAGTACTCATGATTGATGATCTCGTGCTTAGTATCAGGGAACACTCATCCTCTCATTCTGGATCAGCACCACCAATGgggattttattattttct GACGAGGACACTGACATCAAACCTGTCCTTGAAAAGTTGG ATTATGCTTTTTCCACTGAGACTGTCATTGTGGGTGACGGAGGTTCTCAGTTTTTATACCGAGGTGATACAGCAATTAACCGTTCTAATAACAAAGCGTCCAGTTCAGCTGCTGTTGCTCTTTTATTTTCAACGGATAGAGGCAAGCCTCCTG GTGTTGGGGAAACTCAGTTTCATGTGATGCTATCCACTGGCATTTCACCAATTGGACCTGCGTACAAAGCTGTTTCTGTTAGGGAGAGACCTAAAGATTATTCTACTTGGCTCACCGCGAAAAGAGAAGCAGTTCGCGAGAGTCTGGATGGTCAGACTATTTTAGATCAGATTTATGATGAG CTCGGTGGTCATATCAATTGTCCAGCTCTCTATGTTGGAGTTACAAAAAGAAGGAAATGCTCTATTGGGCAGGAAAAGCCAAGCTGGATAAATATGCATGAATTCCATGAGGTTTTAAG AGGTGATGAGGAGTATCTATATGTCCATGGTGTTGGTATCAGAAGTGGAGACTTCTTTCAGTTTTACCAGGCAAAATCTGATTTGGCACGTGTTTCTTGCAACCATGTATCAAACAGCTTCAGACATTTGAGGCAAGATCTTAACTACCAAAGTGATGATCATACTAATGGCAATGGTTTAGATATGCATAAGAAGTCTGTTTTTGGTGGTATTATGTTTGCTTGTTGTGGCCGTGGCAAGTTGTTTTTTGGTGAACCTAATGTAGACGGCTCACCTTTCTTGGAGAACTTCCCTGGGGTTACCTTCTCAGGAACTTACTGTACCGGAGAAATTGCACGTGGAGATTTAAGCTCATATGGACAGGGGTCTCAAGAACACAGCTCCGTACGTTGCTGTTTGCATGTATTTAGTACTGTCTACCTGGTTATGTCATATACCCCTGCATTGCCATAG
- the LOC107814922 gene encoding F-box/LRR-repeat protein At5g63520 isoform X1 — MAAKPRQKQEEMAAATIDMIGEDLLHNILSKLPAVECAAAACVSRSWNLIITRLLSLPNLSSSLSRNPNLQCAVNEVVEKVLARTIRPQFVIASIGPSFDLQEAHRLITCRFGSRIPVITSISQGIFGKDAYTNEFEEVQWDTFEDDEAHEDLGNENRGVLLTVGFLPGLTVDLIPLSKTQGNQVLMIDDLVLSIREHSSSHSGSAPPMGILLFSDEDTDIKPVLEKLDYAFSTETVIVGDGGSQFLYRGDTAINRSNNKASSSAAVALLFSTDRGKPPGVGETQFHVMLSTGISPIGPAYKAVSVRERPKDYSTWLTAKREAVRESLDGQTILDQIYDELGGHINCPALYVGVTKRRKCSIGQEKPSWINMHEFHEVLRGDEEYLYVHGVGIRSGDFFQFYQAKSDLARVSCNHVSNSFRHLRQDLNYQSDDHTNGNGLDMHKKSVFGGIMFACCGRGKLFFGEPNVDGSPFLENFPGVTFSGTYCTGEIARGDLSSYGQGSQEHSSVRCCLHVFSTVYLVMSYTPALP; from the exons ATGGCGGCGAAACCAAGGCAGAAACAGGAGGAGATGGCGGCGGCGACGATTGATATGATCGGAGAAGACCTTCTACACAACATTTTGTCTAAGCTTCCGGCAGTAGAATGTGCAGCAGCAGCATGTGTTAGCCGTTCGTGGAACCTTATCATCACTCGCCTCCTCTCTCTTCCAAATCTCTCCTCTTCTCTTTCCCGAAACCCTAATCTTCAG TGTGCTGTGAATGAGGTTGTTGAAAAGGTTTTAGCGAGGACGATTAGACCCCAGTTTGTCATTGCTTCCATTGGTCCTTCTTTTGACTTGCAAGAAGCTCACCGGCTG ATTACTTGTAGATTTGGCTCCCGAATTCCAGTAATTACTTCAATATCCCAAGGAATTTTTGGAAAAGATGCTTACACTAATGAGTTTGAAGAG GTTCAGTGGGACACATTTGAAGATGACGAGGCTCATGAGGATCTTGGTAATGAGAACCGGGGTGTTCTACTAACTGTTGGTTTCTTGCCAGGATTGACAGTTGATTTAATCCCATTATCAAAAACTCAG GGAAATCAAGTACTCATGATTGATGATCTCGTGCTTAGTATCAGGGAACACTCATCCTCTCATTCTGGATCAGCACCACCAATGgggattttattattttct GACGAGGACACTGACATCAAACCTGTCCTTGAAAAGTTGG ATTATGCTTTTTCCACTGAGACTGTCATTGTGGGTGACGGAGGTTCTCAGTTTTTATACCGAGGTGATACAGCAATTAACCGTTCTAATAACAAAGCGTCCAGTTCAGCTGCTGTTGCTCTTTTATTTTCAACGGATAGAGGCAAGCCTCCTG GTGTTGGGGAAACTCAGTTTCATGTGATGCTATCCACTGGCATTTCACCAATTGGACCTGCGTACAAAGCTGTTTCTGTTAGGGAGAGACCTAAAGATTATTCTACTTGGCTCACCGCGAAAAGAGAAGCAGTTCGCGAGAGTCTGGATGGTCAGACTATTTTAGATCAGATTTATGATGAG CTCGGTGGTCATATCAATTGTCCAGCTCTCTATGTTGGAGTTACAAAAAGAAGGAAATGCTCTATTGGGCAGGAAAAGCCAAGCTGGATAAATATGCATGAATTCCATGAGGTTTTAAG AGGTGATGAGGAGTATCTATATGTCCATGGTGTTGGTATCAGAAGTGGAGACTTCTTTCAGTTTTACCAGGCAAAATCTGATTTGGCACGTGTTTCTTGCAACCATGTATCAAACAGCTTCAGACATTTGAGGCAAGATCTTAACTACCAAAGTGATGATCATACTAATGGCAATGGTTTAGATATGCATAAGAAGTCTGTTTTTGGTGGTATTATGTTTGCTTGTTGTGGCCGTGGCAAGTTGTTTTTTGGTGAACCTAATGTAGACGGCTCACCTTTCTTGGAGAACTTCCCTGGGGTTACCTTCTCAGGAACTTACTGTACCGGAGAAATTGCACGTGGAGATTTAAGCTCATATGGACAGGGGTCTCAAGAACACAGCTCCGTACGTTGCTGTTTGCATGTATTTAGTACTGTCTACCTGGTTATGTCATATACCCCTGCATTGCCATAG
- the LOC107764756 gene encoding protein MIZU-KUSSEI 1-like — translation MRQQQQPFGALSRTSSCKNSKKIIPSTYPRSTSINHDLNESFSDKSLVPKNGSSTSSTNINPITKSRIGVSALIKSLISIISFPTIFPACKWLNLPTQFSITPSLGRKLTGTLFGHRRGHVTFAVQDDPKSEPVLLIELAISTSSLVKEMSSGLVRIALECEKMVAPPQTAARGSGNRRRVELFQEPVWTMYCNGRKCGHALSRACTDSDWHVLGTVQSVSVGAGVIPVVDDGRKISATEGELLYMRAKFERVVGSRDSEAFYMMNPDGNGGPELSIFLLRI, via the coding sequence atgagacaacaacaacaacctttTGGTGCTCTTTCAAGAACAAGTAGCTGcaaaaattccaagaaaataattccTTCCACTTATCCAAGATCAACTTCTATAAACCATGATTTAAATGAGAGTTTTTCAGATAAATCTCTTGTTCCAAAAAATGGAAGTTCCACGTCATCAACAAATATTAATCCAATAACCAAATCAAGAATTGGAGTTTCAGCTCTAATTAAGTCACTAATCAGTATTATCTCATTTCCTACTATATTTCCTGCATGCAAGTGGCTTAATCTCCCGACCCAATTTTCCATTACGCCGTCTCTTGGCCGGAAACTCACCGGAACACTATTTGGTCACCGGAGAGGACACGTCACCTTCGCCGTTCAAGACGATCCGAAATCAGAACCAGTACTTTTAATCGAGCTCGCAATTTCAACTTCGTCTTTGGTGAAGGAAATGTCATCTGGGCTCGTAAGGATAGCGTTAGAATGCGAGAAAATGGTGGCGCCTCCGCAGACGGCGGCGCGTGGGAGTGGAAACAGGCGGCGCGTGGAACTTTTTCAGGAGCCCGTGTGGACTATGTACTGTAATGGGAGGAAGTGTGGGCACGCGCTTTCACGCGCGTGTACAGATTCGGATTGGCACGTGCTTGGTACCGTGCAGAGCGTGTCCGTCGGTGCCGGAGTGATTCCGGTGGTGGACGACGGCCGGAAAATTAGTGCGACGGAAGGTGAGTTGTTATACATGAGAGCTAAATTTGAACGAGTTGTGGGGAGTCGTGACTCAGAAGCTTTTTATATGATGAATCCAGATGGTAATGGAGGTCCTGAACTCAGTATTTTTTTACttagaatataa
- the LOC107813831 gene encoding kinesin-like protein KIN-14L produces MEDSRRGRGHEYNLAWRKAEEAALRRYQATHWLECFVGPLGISSQPSEREFVSCLRNGLVLCNLINKVRPGSVPKVVENHMPSHSIMWDSQPLPAYQYFENIRNFLVAVEDLKLPAFEASVFERDNIEAGSLTKVVDCILELKAYHEWKQMTGGVGCYKPLRSPLLTPSRGRIQARQPMTINSDSCRRLEMSAACPKQSAAEDEIQKIEGIIVKALAERMVDMKENMGNNFFASFRNGNVNQVDLFSRILSSCFEEQPRNKLPKLKSDPLKEMSCSEDNSTCIPLQNLSNLRNRECCRACIKKGTCNHWTLVTMQEKELSNLKVLLSSTKREFEDLQSQLQSDLKQLGDQVLEMSNAALGYHKVLKENRTLHNMVQDLKGNIRVYCRIRPAFSAEAKTAVDFIGEDGSLVVIDPLKSWKDGRKIFQFNRVFGPTATQEDVFRDTKPLVRSVMDGYNVCIFAYGQTGSGKTYTMSGPGGGSSNEFGINQLALNDLFLLSDERKDIMNYKIHVQMVEIYNEQIHDLLAKDASLTNLEIRICMSGNGLPLPDASMHPVNCAADVINLMKLGDLNRAVGCTAMNNRSSRSHSVLTVHVHGEDTSGNIIHSCLHLVDLAGSERVDKSEVTGDGLKEAQHINKSLSCLGDVITALAQKNSHIPYRNSKLTLLLQNSLGGQAKTLMFAHVSPEGDSFGETVSTLKFAQRVSSVELGAARLNKESTEVLELKAEIETLKKALANKETQTPQINKPKEAARTPFQKPKAIAERPTPRARRLSIENCTTMRVEKANADDETGSKTPAVKTRSRRLSLERPRLASKNLEQIKSLETTSKRDDKPEVVCLQKSSELQEGDNVTKLHDQVGSMEAPHSPTSAFKRQQPPRSPTAGFKIQQAPPSPTSAYKRQQPPRSPISGFKSQQAPRSPTSAFKSQQPPRSPTSGFKSKQAPRSPTSAYKIQQPPRSPTSVFKSCNAPRSPTSAAIKNQGVKTTDNRTRIPSLQLPKTPEPLITSIDEIKGGIRSELTISSEFQTPTLISSTHGKGSQIRRSLRTIGKLINGSDRKNQQKRTEAAPVSPFNCQNEVKSPIASNARTLRRQSLTGIPPPTMSRRSSLGGGTLPDSCANESRNSKTPPSHASAKSRWL; encoded by the exons ATGGAGGATTCAAGAAGAGGAAGGGGACATGAATACAACTTGGCTTGGAGGAAAGCTGAAGAAGCAG CTTTGAGGCGATATCAAGCGACCCACTGGTTAGAATGTTTCGTTGGACCATTAGGTATATCAAGCCAGCCTTCTGAGAGAGAGTTTGTTTCTTGCTTGAGAAATGGTTTGGTTCTTTGCAATTTAATTAACAAAGTTCGACCAGGATCAGTTCCAAAG GTTGTAGAAAACCACATGCCTTCGCATTCAATCATGTGGGATTCTCAGCCATTACCAGCTTATCAATATTTTGAGAACATTAGGAACTTTTTGGTAGCTGTGGAAGATTTAAAGCTACCAGCATTTGAGGCATCGGTATTCGAAAGG GATAATATAGAGGCAGGTTCATTGACAAAGGTTGTGGATTGCATTTTGGAACTTAAAGCATATCATGAGTGGAAGCAAATGACCGGAGGCGTCGGATGTTATAAACCTCTAAGGTCTCCTCTCTTGACCCCTTCGAGGGGAAGGATTCAAGCACGACAACCTATGACGATTAATTCTGATAGTTGCAGGCGATTGGAAATGTCTGCTGCCTGTCCAAAACAATCAGCAGCAGAGGATGAAATTCAGAAAATCGAAG GCATAATTGTCAAGGCTCTAGCTGAAAGAATGGTGGACATGAAGGAAAACATGGGCAATAACTTCTTTGCTTCTTTTCGCAATGGGAATGTG AACCAAGTTGACTTGTTCAGCAGGATCTTGTCTAGTTGCTTTGAGGAACAACCTCGAAACAAGTTGCCGAAG TTGAAATCGGATCCTTTAAAAGAGATGAGCTGCTCAGAAGACAACTCCACATGCATACCTCTCCAAAATTTATCTAATCTTAGAAACCGCGAG TGTTGCAGAGCTTGCATAAAGAAGGGCACTTGCAACCACTGGACTCTAGTTACAATGCAAGAAAAGGAACTTTCG AATCTTAAGGTCCTGTTATCAAGCACGAAAAGAGAATTTGAAGATCTGCAGTCTCAGCTACAAAGTGATCTGAAGCAACTTG GTGATCAAGTACTCGAGATGTCTAATGCTGCTCTTGGATATCACAAGGTTCTGAAAGAAAACAGAACTTTGCATAACATGGTTCAGGACCTAAAAG GGAATATTCGAGTTTACTGCAGAATAAGGCCTGCCTTCAGTGCAGAAGCGAAAACTGCCGTAGATTTTATTGGAGAAGATGGTTCTTTGGTTGTAATTGACCCACTAAAATCCTGGAAAGATGGGAGGAAAATTTTCCAGTTCAACCGTGTTTTCGGTCCAACTGCCACTCAGG AGGATGTATTTCGAGACACAAAACCGCTTGTAAGATCTGTGATGGATGGTTATAATGTGTGCATATTTGCTTATGGTCAAACTGGATCAGGGAAAACATATACTATG TCTGGCCCTGGAGGTGGATCATCAAATGAATTCGGAATCAACCAATTGGCTCTGAATGATCTATTCCTACTGTCTGATGAAAGGAAGGACATCATGAATTATAAGATCCACGTTCAAATGGTCGAGATATACAATGAGCAAATTCATGATCTTCTTGCAAAGGATGCTTCACTTACCAA TTTAGAGATTAGAATCTGCATGAGTGGCAATGGTTTGCCTCTGCCTGATGCTAGCATGCATCCAGTGAATTGTGCTGCAGATGTTATAAACCTGATGAAACTTGGTGACTTGAACCGTGCTGTTGGCTGTACTGCCATGAACAACCGCAGTAGCCGTTCACACAG TGTGCTGACTGTACATGTGCATGGTGAAGATACATCTGGAAACATAATACACAGTTGCCTCCATTTGGTTGATCTTGCTGGCAGTGAACGAGTTGACAAGTCAGAAGTTACTGGAGACGGCCTCAAAGAGGCACAACATATAAATAAATCTCTCTCTTGCTTGGGTGATGTGATCACAGCATTGGCACAGAAGAATTCTCACATCCCTTATAGAAACAGCAAACTCACATTACTCTTGCAGAACTCTTTAG GTGGACAAGCAAAAACGTTGATGTTTGCTCATGTTAGTCCTGAAGGGGATTCCTTTGGAGAAACAGTCAGTACTCTGAAGTTTGCACAGAGGGTTTCGAGTGTAGAACTTGGTGCAGCTCGTTTAAATAAAGAGAGCACCGAAGTTTTAGAACTCAAAGCTGAG ATTGAGACCCTCAAAAAGGCGTTGGCTAACAAGGAAACACAAACTCCGCAAATTAACAAACCAAAGGAAGCAGCAAGAACACCTTTCCAGAAGCCTAAAGCAATAGCTGAGAGACCCACTCCACGAGCTCGAAGATTAAGCATAGAGAATTGCACCACCATGAGGGTAGAAAAGGCCAACGCTGATGATGAAACGGGATCCAAAACCCCAGCTGTGAAAACTCGTTCGAGAAGATTAAGTTTAGAAAGGCCAAGATTAGCCAGTAAGAACCTTGAACAGATCAAATCATTAGAAACCACAAGCAAGCGAGATGATAAGCCAGAAGTTGTGTGCTTACAGAAATCTAGCGAGCTTCAAGAGGGAGATAATGTCACAAAATTGCATGATCAAGTCGGTAGCATGGAGGCTCCTCACAGTCCAACTTCTGCTTTTAAACGCCAGCAGCCTCCTCGAAGCCCAACTGCTGGTTTTAAAATTCAGCAGGCTCCTCCGAGTCCAACTTCTGCCTATAAAAGACAGCAGCCTCCTCGAAGTCCAATTTCTGGTTTCAAAAGTCAGCAGGCTCCTCGGAGTCCAACTTCTGCTTTTAAAAGCCAGCAGCCTCCTCGAAGTCCAACTTCTGGTTTCAAAAGTAAGCAGGCTCCTAGAAGTCCAACTTCTGCCTATAAAATCCAGCAGCCTCCTCGGAGTCCAACTTCTGTTTTTAAGAGCTGCAATGCACCTAGGAGTCCAACAAGTGCTGCCATTAAAAACCAGGGGGTGAAAACAACAGATAACAGGACAAGGATTCCTTCTCTTCAACTACCCAAAACACCCGAGCCACTGATAACCTCTATAGATGAGATCAAGGGAGGAATTCGAAGTGAGCTTACAATTTCATCCGAATTCCAGACACCTACTTTGATTAGCAGCACTCATGGAAAGGGATCTCAAATACGAAGATCACTTCGCACTATTGGGAAACTGATAAATGGCTCCGACAGAAA GAACCAACAGAAAAGGACTGAAGCAGCACCAGTATCACCTTTCAATTGCCAAAATGAGGTGAAGTCACCAATCGCTTCTAATGCACGGACACTAAGAAGACAATCCCTAACTGGCATTCCACCACCAACCATGTCGAGGAGATCTTCACTTGGAGGAGGGACCTTGCCTGATTCTT GTGCAAACGAAAGCAGAAATTCCAAGACTCCTCCATCACACGCTTCAGCCAAGTCGAGGTGGCTATAA